One Nitrospina watsonii DNA segment encodes these proteins:
- a CDS encoding efflux RND transporter periplasmic adaptor subunit produces the protein MKRKSLLPVATILILGAAFGWAIVSPETVPFLHLAPHEHNDTIHKHDDGAHGAGDDHDDHASDMPRGPHNGMLFTQDDLQLEVVLYEQGVPPEFRVYPMTADGTAIPLEDVTVQIDLKRMERTDAVRFKPVGQYLLGDEEVVEPHSFVMQIQAMWNGKEHRWTHEQIEFRVEIPEEQADNAGIAVAEAGPRAIGDVVTLDGEIGLDEKRVAHIVPRVESLVVDVYKDMGDSVNVGDLLAVLQSRELADAKNEYLAAVKQAKPVRLDHERQKLIFDNTLIMLDLLTKNLSLDDLYSKIDDLFLGHSRAQIVPAYAKRVRTQAVYEREKTLYEKKISSRAEYLLALEEFQTAKAQYAASREQVHYQGKLSLLEKTQALEMAELNIKTQAQKLRTLGLTGHDIERLTSASPPPFTHYELRSEIAGTVIDKHIAVGEAIKKDFSVFMVADLSEVWVNIAIPSRDMDLVELGQKIQVRAENADMKAVGKLFFLGAVLDEKTRTVTGRIVIPNDQLKWRPGTYVKVDLIRDTKSVPVAVPVKAVQTFRDWDVVFIKVGNQYEPRPVKLGHSDGHWVEIVEGLRPDDTYVKENSFIIKAELQKSAATHSH, from the coding sequence ATGAAACGCAAATCATTGCTGCCGGTGGCAACGATCCTGATCCTTGGCGCGGCGTTCGGCTGGGCCATCGTCAGTCCCGAGACGGTGCCGTTTCTCCACCTCGCACCGCACGAGCACAACGACACCATCCATAAACATGACGACGGAGCGCATGGCGCGGGCGATGATCACGACGACCACGCATCCGACATGCCGCGCGGTCCGCACAACGGCATGCTGTTCACGCAGGATGACCTGCAACTGGAAGTGGTGCTGTACGAACAGGGCGTGCCGCCGGAATTTCGCGTGTACCCGATGACGGCGGACGGCACGGCCATTCCTCTCGAAGACGTCACGGTGCAGATCGACCTGAAACGCATGGAGCGTACCGACGCCGTTCGCTTCAAGCCCGTGGGGCAGTACCTGCTGGGCGATGAGGAAGTGGTCGAGCCGCATTCGTTTGTCATGCAGATCCAGGCCATGTGGAACGGCAAGGAGCACCGGTGGACGCACGAGCAGATCGAGTTTCGCGTCGAAATTCCCGAAGAGCAGGCGGACAATGCCGGCATCGCAGTGGCCGAAGCCGGTCCGCGCGCCATCGGCGATGTGGTCACACTCGATGGCGAGATCGGTCTCGATGAAAAACGCGTCGCCCACATCGTGCCGCGCGTCGAATCGCTGGTGGTGGACGTGTACAAGGACATGGGCGACTCCGTAAACGTGGGCGACCTGCTGGCGGTGTTGCAGAGTCGCGAGTTGGCGGACGCCAAGAATGAATACCTCGCCGCGGTCAAACAGGCCAAACCGGTACGGCTGGATCACGAGCGGCAGAAACTGATCTTCGACAACACCCTCATCATGCTCGACCTGCTCACGAAAAACCTGAGCCTCGATGACCTGTATTCGAAAATCGACGACTTGTTTCTGGGCCACTCGCGGGCGCAGATCGTGCCCGCCTACGCCAAGCGGGTGCGGACGCAGGCGGTGTATGAGCGGGAAAAAACCCTGTACGAGAAAAAAATCTCGTCCCGCGCCGAGTACCTGCTGGCGCTGGAAGAGTTCCAGACCGCCAAAGCCCAATACGCCGCGTCCCGCGAACAGGTGCATTACCAGGGCAAGCTGTCGCTGTTGGAAAAGACGCAGGCATTGGAGATGGCGGAGTTGAACATCAAAACACAGGCCCAGAAATTGCGCACGCTGGGTTTGACCGGCCACGACATCGAACGCCTCACTTCGGCCTCGCCGCCGCCGTTCACGCATTACGAACTGCGTTCGGAGATCGCCGGCACGGTGATCGATAAACACATCGCGGTCGGGGAAGCCATCAAAAAGGATTTTTCCGTGTTCATGGTCGCCGATCTCTCCGAGGTCTGGGTCAACATCGCCATTCCTTCGCGCGACATGGATCTCGTCGAGCTGGGCCAGAAAATCCAGGTGCGGGCCGAGAATGCGGACATGAAGGCCGTTGGCAAACTGTTTTTTCTGGGTGCGGTGCTGGATGAAAAGACACGGACCGTGACCGGGCGCATCGTCATCCCCAATGATCAACTCAAATGGCGGCCGGGTACTTACGTGAAGGTCGATCTGATCCGCGACACGAAATCGGTGCCCGTCGCCGTGCCGGTGAAGGCCGTGCAAACGTTTCGCGACTGGGACGTGGTGTTCATCAAAGTCGGCAATCAGTACGAACCGCGCCCGGTCAAGCTCGGCCATTCGGACGGGCATTGGGTGGAAATCGTCGAGGGCTTGCGACCGGACGACACCTACGTGAAGGAAAACAGCTTCATCATCAAAGCGGAGTTGCAAAAATCCGCCGCCACCCATTCGCATTGA
- a CDS encoding efflux RND transporter permease subunit: MLKRFIHFSIRQRVFVILATIALAVLGIYNFQKLPIDAMPDITNIQVQINTEAPGYSPIEVEQRVTYYVETAMFGLPQLKETWSISRYGLSQVTVIFEDGTDIYFARQLVNARLREVGTELPSGLEPIMGPIATGLGEIYMWALSWKDSHHETKNSVEQMAQLRTVQEWTIRPQLMTIPGVVEVNSIGGYKRQYHVTPHPKKLTAYNLTFNDVLEALRKNNDNVGAGYIEQSGEQFLVRTPGQVKTIEDIRRIVLGAHRGVPIYIEDVADVLIGKELRTGAATRNGEEVVLGTVFMLKGDNSRRVARAVDGKMKSIARTLPEGIQVTTTYDRTKLVNKTLTTVRNNLVEGALLVVAVLFLLLGNMRAAVITALVIPLSMLFAVTGMVANSVSGNLLSLGAIDFGIIVDGTVIIMENCIRRLTERQKKMDRELSEEERVQVMGDATAEVSRPSIFGVIIIMIVYLPILTLTGIEGKMFIPMAFTVLAALTGALILSLTFIPAMVAQFVSGRVSEKKTWFFYWAQRLYRPVLTTALKMRPTVLTLALVLFVLSALLAAKLGREFVPTLNEEDHAIHALRIPGTSLSQAVSMQHNLETKLKQFPEVDYVFAKIGTPDIATDPMPPSVADVFAIMKPRREWPDPDLSRADIIQKFESVLHPLPGNKYEFTQPIQMRFNELISGVRSDLAVKVHGDNLEVLLETADQIAHVLGDIPGAADVRVEQVTGLPILTVQLKRDEMARLGFNVADIQTIVETAVGGKKAGVVYEGDSRYDLIVRLPEDIRQDIPSLRRIPLPFPEQLAPNNQHIVGSQRPQPKPLPTFIPLEAVADLEVVQGPNQISRENGKRRVFVSANVRGRDLGTFVEEAQDLIQQRVTIPSGYWLTWGGQFEHLISAAQRLYLVVPVALLLIFLMLFAAFGSGKQALLVFSGVPLALTGGVFSLWIRGIPLSISAAVGFIALSGVAVLNGVVLVSFINRLREEGVELDRAVYEGCLTRLRPVLMTALVASLGFLPMATATSTGAEVQQPLATVVIGGIVSSTLLTLVVLPVLYQRFMRDSLPRREPEEPASTSTE, from the coding sequence GTGCTGAAACGTTTCATTCATTTTTCCATCCGGCAGAGGGTGTTCGTCATCCTCGCCACCATCGCATTGGCGGTGCTGGGCATTTACAATTTCCAGAAACTGCCCATCGACGCCATGCCGGACATCACCAACATCCAGGTGCAGATCAACACGGAAGCGCCGGGGTATTCTCCCATCGAAGTCGAACAGCGCGTCACCTATTACGTTGAAACGGCCATGTTCGGTTTGCCGCAATTGAAGGAGACGTGGTCCATCTCGCGTTACGGCCTGTCACAGGTAACGGTCATCTTCGAGGATGGCACCGACATTTATTTCGCACGCCAGTTGGTGAACGCGCGTCTGCGTGAAGTTGGAACGGAACTCCCCAGCGGGCTGGAACCGATCATGGGGCCCATCGCCACCGGTCTCGGCGAAATTTATATGTGGGCGCTCAGCTGGAAAGACAGTCACCACGAAACCAAAAACAGCGTGGAGCAGATGGCGCAATTGCGCACCGTTCAGGAATGGACCATCCGGCCCCAGTTGATGACCATTCCCGGCGTGGTCGAGGTCAACAGCATCGGCGGTTACAAAAGGCAATACCACGTCACTCCCCATCCCAAAAAACTGACTGCCTACAACCTGACGTTCAACGATGTGCTGGAGGCATTGCGCAAGAACAACGACAACGTCGGCGCGGGGTATATCGAGCAGAGCGGAGAACAGTTTCTGGTGCGCACGCCGGGGCAGGTGAAAACGATTGAAGACATCCGCCGCATCGTCCTCGGTGCACATCGCGGCGTTCCGATTTACATCGAGGATGTGGCCGACGTGCTCATCGGCAAGGAACTGCGCACCGGCGCTGCCACGCGCAACGGCGAGGAAGTGGTGCTGGGCACGGTATTCATGCTGAAAGGCGACAACAGCCGTCGCGTGGCCCGCGCCGTCGATGGCAAAATGAAATCGATCGCCCGCACCCTGCCGGAAGGCATTCAGGTGACCACCACCTACGACCGCACCAAGCTGGTCAACAAAACCCTCACCACCGTGCGCAACAACCTGGTCGAAGGCGCGCTGCTGGTGGTCGCCGTTCTGTTCCTGCTGCTGGGCAATATGCGCGCCGCGGTCATCACCGCGTTGGTCATTCCCTTGTCCATGCTGTTCGCGGTGACCGGCATGGTGGCCAACAGCGTGAGCGGCAATCTGCTCAGCCTGGGGGCGATCGATTTCGGCATCATCGTCGATGGCACCGTCATCATCATGGAAAACTGCATCCGCCGTCTCACCGAACGGCAAAAGAAAATGGACCGGGAATTATCCGAAGAGGAACGCGTGCAGGTGATGGGCGATGCCACCGCCGAGGTGTCGCGGCCCAGTATTTTCGGCGTCATCATCATCATGATCGTGTACCTGCCCATCCTCACGCTGACCGGCATCGAAGGCAAGATGTTCATCCCCATGGCCTTCACCGTGCTGGCCGCATTGACCGGCGCGCTGATCCTCTCCTTGACCTTCATTCCGGCGATGGTGGCGCAGTTCGTCTCCGGCCGCGTGTCCGAAAAGAAAACCTGGTTTTTCTACTGGGCGCAACGGTTGTACCGTCCTGTCCTCACCACCGCGTTGAAGATGCGGCCGACCGTGTTGACCTTGGCGCTGGTGCTGTTTGTGCTGTCGGCGCTGTTGGCGGCTAAACTGGGGCGCGAGTTTGTGCCCACCTTGAATGAAGAGGATCACGCCATCCACGCCCTGCGCATACCGGGCACGAGTCTATCGCAGGCGGTGAGCATGCAGCACAACCTGGAAACCAAACTCAAACAGTTTCCGGAAGTGGATTACGTGTTCGCCAAAATCGGCACGCCGGACATTGCCACCGATCCCATGCCGCCCAGCGTCGCCGACGTGTTCGCCATCATGAAACCGCGCCGCGAATGGCCGGACCCCGATTTGAGCCGCGCCGACATCATCCAAAAATTCGAGTCGGTGCTGCACCCTCTGCCCGGCAACAAATACGAATTCACCCAACCCATTCAGATGCGTTTCAATGAGTTGATCTCCGGGGTGCGCAGCGACCTTGCGGTGAAAGTGCATGGCGACAACCTGGAGGTGTTGCTGGAAACCGCCGACCAGATTGCGCATGTTCTGGGTGACATCCCCGGCGCGGCCGACGTACGCGTTGAGCAGGTGACGGGTCTGCCCATCCTCACCGTGCAACTCAAGCGAGACGAAATGGCCCGCCTCGGTTTCAATGTGGCGGACATCCAGACCATTGTCGAGACGGCCGTCGGCGGTAAAAAGGCGGGCGTGGTGTACGAAGGCGACAGCCGCTATGATCTCATCGTGCGCCTGCCCGAGGACATCCGGCAGGACATTCCCAGTTTGCGCCGCATTCCTCTACCCTTCCCGGAACAACTCGCGCCCAACAACCAGCACATCGTGGGCAGCCAGCGGCCGCAACCCAAACCCCTGCCCACGTTCATTCCACTGGAGGCCGTCGCCGATCTGGAAGTGGTGCAGGGGCCGAATCAGATCAGCCGCGAAAACGGCAAGCGGCGCGTCTTCGTCAGCGCCAACGTGCGCGGGCGCGACCTCGGCACGTTCGTCGAAGAAGCGCAGGATCTCATCCAGCAACGAGTGACCATCCCGTCCGGATACTGGCTGACCTGGGGAGGCCAGTTCGAACATCTCATCTCCGCCGCCCAGCGTTTGTACCTGGTGGTGCCGGTGGCATTGCTGCTGATCTTCCTCATGCTGTTTGCCGCGTTCGGTTCCGGCAAACAGGCGTTGCTGGTGTTCTCCGGCGTGCCCCTGGCCTTGACCGGCGGCGTGTTCTCGTTATGGATACGCGGCATCCCGCTGTCCATCTCCGCTGCCGTCGGCTTCATCGCTTTATCCGGAGTGGCGGTGCTGAACGGCGTGGTGCTGGTGTCGTTCATCAACCGCCTGCGCGAAGAGGGAGTGGAATTGGACCGCGCCGTGTACGAGGGATGCCTGACGCGGTTGCGTCCGGTGTTGATGACGGCGCTGGTGGCGTCTTTGGGATTTCTACCGATGGCCACCGCCACCAGCACCGGCGCCGAAGTGCAGCAACCGCTGGCCACCGTCGTCATTGGCGGCATCGTGTCTTCGACCCTGTTGACGCTGGTGGTGCTGCCGGTGCTGTATCAGCGATTCATGCGCGACAGCCTGCCCCGCCGCGAGCCGGAAGAGCCCGCCTCCACTTCCACCGAATAG
- the nadA gene encoding quinolinate synthase NadA, with amino-acid sequence MLTFNEFYETLKPIRVGNPLCEFTREHCERIWPTIERIRNLKQEKNAIILAHNYVEPEVLYGVADHTGDSYGLAKKAKASDADVIVFAAVRFMVETAKILNPEKIVLDPNPNGGCSLADGIMAADVRRLRKQYPDHTFVCYINTTAEVKALCDVCVTSSNVYHIIEAIDNDHIYFLPDKLMAQNVIDHCRRHGIDKTIDYWDGTCYVHEEYQPEAVDFVRNANPGVDVLVHPECAPGVVQKADFVGSTTNMLDHVRASDADTFFLLTECGLTGILQSEFPQKKFVGSCTMCRYMKSNSLADVLRVLENPEPHQIIELSAEVRDNALHCVDAMFEYAEQPTSK; translated from the coding sequence ATGCTGACTTTCAACGAATTTTACGAAACATTGAAACCCATACGCGTCGGCAACCCGCTGTGCGAATTCACGCGCGAGCACTGCGAGCGCATCTGGCCGACCATCGAACGCATCCGCAACCTCAAGCAGGAAAAAAACGCCATCATCCTCGCTCACAACTACGTCGAGCCGGAGGTGCTGTACGGCGTGGCGGATCATACCGGCGACTCTTACGGCCTCGCGAAAAAGGCGAAAGCGTCGGACGCGGATGTCATCGTGTTTGCGGCGGTGCGTTTCATGGTGGAGACGGCGAAGATTCTGAATCCGGAAAAAATCGTGCTCGATCCGAACCCCAATGGCGGCTGTTCGCTGGCCGACGGCATCATGGCGGCGGACGTGCGGCGCCTGCGCAAGCAGTATCCCGATCACACCTTCGTCTGCTACATCAACACCACGGCGGAAGTCAAAGCGCTGTGCGATGTGTGCGTGACCTCGTCCAACGTGTACCACATCATTGAGGCCATCGACAACGATCACATCTACTTTCTGCCTGACAAGCTGATGGCGCAGAACGTGATCGATCATTGCCGCCGCCACGGCATCGACAAGACCATCGATTACTGGGACGGCACCTGCTACGTGCACGAGGAGTACCAGCCGGAGGCGGTGGATTTCGTGCGCAACGCCAACCCCGGCGTCGATGTGCTGGTGCATCCGGAATGCGCGCCCGGCGTGGTGCAGAAGGCCGACTTCGTCGGCAGCACCACCAACATGCTGGACCACGTGCGCGCCTCGGATGCCGATACGTTTTTCCTGCTGACCGAATGCGGCCTGACCGGCATCCTGCAATCCGAGTTTCCGCAGAAGAAATTCGTCGGCTCCTGCACCATGTGCCGCTACATGAAATCCAATTCCCTCGCCGACGTCCTGCGCGTTCTGGAAAATCCGGAACCGCACCAGATCATCGAGCTGTCCGCCGAAGTCCGCGACAACGCCCTGCATTGCGTGGACGCCATGTTCGAATACGCCGAACAACCCACCTCGAAATAA
- a CDS encoding histidine triad nucleotide-binding protein, with translation MKNCLFCKISNGDVPGDKVYEDDSVFAFNDINPQAPTHILICPKKHLSTIMDMESGDEAMIGSIVSVANQIAAEKGLEKSGFRLVLNCGSGAGQSVFHVHFHLLAGRPMQWPPG, from the coding sequence GTGAAAAATTGCCTGTTTTGCAAGATCAGTAATGGCGACGTTCCGGGCGACAAGGTGTACGAGGACGACAGCGTGTTCGCGTTCAACGACATCAATCCACAGGCCCCGACACATATCCTCATTTGCCCGAAAAAGCACCTGAGCACCATCATGGATATGGAATCGGGAGACGAGGCGATGATCGGTTCCATCGTGAGCGTGGCCAACCAGATCGCAGCGGAGAAGGGGTTGGAGAAAAGCGGCTTCCGGCTGGTGCTGAACTGCGGTTCCGGCGCCGGGCAGTCCGTTTTCCACGTCCACTTTCACTTACTGGCCGGCCGGCCCATGCAATGGCCGCCGGGTTGA
- a CDS encoding proteasome accessory factor PafA2 family protein encodes MKRRIYGIETEYGLLIKEEDFKYGPIDVAVRVKNHIFDKKQGVLDLHYRANDEPPGNGGFLVNGGRVYLDMGHLEYASPECSNLTDLVTFDRAGDMVVQEALEDLGWSDQVAFIKNNVDLETNATFGCHENYLVSRAFQFDNRENLRLLASFLVTRQIYAGAGRTGACNPQPFRDWDDIHQAKKDTEEVNFQLSQRADHIPNEFYRWVQYNRAIVNTRDEPLSDPSKYRRIHLLVGDSNMSEFATALKMGTTSLIMELIELGVANPDWILADSVAAMRSISRDQDFKWDIQMRDGNQSTALELQREMWKAAKEHLAGKSADADWVIEAWGSVLDDLPKGPEHLIGRVDWAAKYWLLTEFMETENLGWKDPWVKSLDLEFHNLNRNVGLYWGLEETGDANRKTTDAAIEHAKHNPPRGTRADGRGELVKRLVESQTGYLIDWIGFRLNKEEPFLMLDPFVSYKKDIKEYLERMDLQQPFDRDSFFR; translated from the coding sequence ATGAAACGACGCATCTACGGCATTGAAACCGAGTACGGCCTCCTCATTAAAGAGGAGGACTTCAAATACGGTCCGATCGACGTGGCGGTTCGCGTCAAGAACCACATCTTCGACAAGAAGCAGGGCGTGCTGGACCTGCACTACCGCGCCAACGACGAGCCGCCGGGCAACGGCGGCTTTCTCGTTAATGGCGGCCGCGTGTACCTCGACATGGGGCACCTCGAATACGCATCGCCGGAATGTTCCAACCTGACCGACCTCGTCACCTTCGACCGCGCCGGCGACATGGTGGTGCAGGAAGCGCTGGAGGATCTGGGTTGGAGCGATCAGGTGGCGTTCATCAAGAACAACGTCGATCTGGAAACCAATGCCACCTTCGGCTGCCACGAAAACTATCTGGTCAGCCGCGCTTTTCAGTTCGACAACCGGGAAAACCTGCGCCTGCTGGCATCGTTTCTGGTCACGCGCCAGATCTACGCCGGGGCCGGGCGCACCGGCGCCTGCAACCCGCAGCCGTTCCGCGACTGGGACGACATCCATCAGGCGAAGAAGGACACCGAGGAAGTCAATTTCCAGTTGTCGCAGCGCGCCGACCACATCCCCAACGAATTTTACCGCTGGGTGCAGTACAACCGCGCCATCGTCAACACCCGCGACGAACCGCTGTCCGATCCCAGCAAGTACCGCCGCATCCATCTTCTGGTTGGCGACTCCAACATGAGCGAGTTCGCCACCGCGTTGAAGATGGGCACCACCTCGCTCATCATGGAATTGATCGAGCTGGGCGTGGCCAACCCGGATTGGATTCTGGCCGACTCCGTCGCTGCCATGCGGTCGATCTCGCGCGACCAGGATTTTAAATGGGACATCCAGATGCGCGACGGCAACCAGAGCACGGCGCTCGAATTGCAGCGCGAAATGTGGAAGGCGGCCAAGGAGCACCTCGCCGGGAAATCCGCCGACGCCGACTGGGTGATCGAGGCATGGGGCTCGGTGCTGGACGACCTGCCCAAGGGGCCGGAGCATTTGATCGGGCGCGTGGATTGGGCTGCCAAGTACTGGCTGCTCACCGAGTTCATGGAAACGGAAAACCTGGGCTGGAAAGACCCCTGGGTGAAAAGCCTCGACCTCGAGTTCCACAATCTCAACCGCAACGTCGGCCTGTACTGGGGTCTCGAAGAAACCGGCGACGCCAACCGCAAGACCACCGATGCCGCCATCGAGCATGCCAAGCACAACCCGCCGCGCGGCACCCGTGCCGACGGTCGCGGCGAGTTGGTCAAACGGCTGGTCGAAAGCCAGACCGGGTACCTCATCGATTGGATCGGCTTCCGCCTCAACAAGGAAGAACCGTTTCTGATGCTGGATCCGTTCGTGTCCTACAAAAAAGATATCAAGGAATATCTGGAGCGCATGGACCTGCAGCAGCCGTTCGACCGCGACAGTTTTTTCCGCTAA
- a CDS encoding proteasome subunit alpha has protein sequence MFEEPFRWMEAMSTRHSYVQEKLRKGQPVVAVPFSEGALMMGFTIQPGKIFEVYDRIALGSLGHPADVERLRMTLLDMAHLEGFNRSEKDVTIARLLQFGVAPALKQNFEEVMRAPYLVKLLLMEMNFEDKPLFFRLNYDGHWEMFKKGTVIAGNDKEAEFMEKEIGKRDFASLPLEQAMVEVSRMWEESKKQAASEADSEKETTLTLAEVFENWTLEAAVLTTTRKKSLFRWVTSGELETLKKTCV, from the coding sequence ATGTTCGAAGAACCGTTTCGCTGGATGGAGGCGATGTCCACCCGGCACAGTTATGTGCAGGAAAAACTGCGCAAGGGTCAACCGGTGGTCGCTGTTCCCTTCAGCGAAGGCGCACTGATGATGGGCTTCACCATACAGCCCGGAAAAATTTTTGAAGTGTACGACCGCATCGCGCTGGGCAGCCTGGGTCACCCGGCGGATGTGGAGCGCCTGCGCATGACGCTGCTCGACATGGCGCACCTGGAAGGCTTCAACCGCTCGGAGAAAGACGTCACCATCGCGCGCCTGTTGCAGTTCGGCGTGGCCCCGGCGTTGAAGCAGAATTTCGAAGAGGTCATGCGCGCGCCGTACCTGGTCAAACTGTTGCTGATGGAAATGAACTTCGAGGACAAGCCGTTGTTCTTCCGCCTCAACTACGACGGGCACTGGGAGATGTTCAAAAAAGGCACGGTGATCGCGGGCAACGACAAGGAAGCGGAGTTCATGGAAAAGGAAATCGGGAAACGCGACTTCGCATCGCTGCCGCTGGAGCAGGCGATGGTGGAAGTCAGCCGCATGTGGGAGGAAAGTAAAAAGCAGGCGGCCTCCGAGGCGGATTCGGAAAAGGAAACGACGTTGACGCTGGCCGAGGTCTTCGAGAATTGGACATTGGAAGCGGCGGTGCTGACCACCACCCGGAAAAAGTCTTTGTTCCGGTGGGTCACTTCCGGTGAATTGGAAACGCTCAAAAAAACCTGCGTGTGA
- a CDS encoding proteasome subunit alpha, translated as MSDSILHSQGPGDFYELLKRSGYQLASRLEPGGPVDASQLLHGTTVLAFHYKDGVVVAGDRRATAGNAIMYDRCDKVIPIDDYSLMAIAGVPATAFEMARILSHNFEYYRRSQLQSLSTEGKIRALSKLLKDNMGMAIQGVGAVSPIFASYDIKEEKPYIYFYDILGAQFEIRTHTATGSGSPVIRGVLEHEDLWGARPLAERDFKEASTLAVRLLQTAGQFDSATGQGRPDDRIYPVVASITEEGYRFLPDDEMENLFKESIKRNA; from the coding sequence ATGAGCGATTCTATTTTGCATTCTCAGGGGCCGGGGGATTTCTACGAACTCCTCAAACGGTCGGGCTACCAGCTGGCTTCCCGGCTGGAGCCGGGTGGTCCGGTGGACGCGTCGCAACTGCTGCACGGCACCACGGTGCTGGCGTTCCATTACAAGGACGGCGTGGTGGTCGCGGGCGACCGGCGCGCCACCGCGGGCAATGCCATCATGTACGACCGTTGCGACAAGGTCATCCCCATCGACGACTATTCGTTGATGGCCATCGCCGGCGTGCCCGCCACGGCGTTCGAGATGGCGCGCATCCTGTCTCACAACTTCGAGTACTACCGGCGGTCGCAGTTGCAGTCGCTCAGCACCGAAGGCAAGATCCGCGCCCTGTCGAAACTGCTCAAGGACAACATGGGCATGGCCATTCAGGGTGTGGGCGCGGTGAGTCCGATCTTCGCCTCCTACGACATCAAGGAAGAGAAACCCTATATTTATTTTTACGACATATTGGGTGCGCAGTTCGAGATCCGCACGCACACCGCCACCGGTTCCGGTTCGCCGGTCATCCGGGGTGTGTTGGAGCACGAAGACCTGTGGGGCGCACGTCCCCTGGCGGAACGCGATTTCAAGGAGGCGTCCACGCTGGCTGTGCGCCTGTTGCAAACCGCCGGTCAGTTCGACTCCGCCACCGGTCAGGGGCGGCCCGACGACCGCATTTATCCCGTTGTTGCCAGCATCACGGAAGAGGGCTATCGGTTCCTGCCCGATGACGAAATGGAAAATCTGTTCAAGGAATCGATAAAGAGGAACGCCTGA
- a CDS encoding ubiquitin-like protein UBact gives MEMTDPLRREEKKESSPDPKEGGPSKPDVSRPGRDSLLKRMKKVDPKQSEKYKQRTGQ, from the coding sequence ATGGAAATGACCGATCCCCTGCGAAGGGAAGAAAAGAAAGAATCTTCTCCGGACCCGAAGGAAGGCGGCCCGTCCAAACCGGATGTATCGCGTCCCGGACGTGACAGCCTGCTGAAGCGCATGAAAAAGGTGGACCCCAAGCAATCGGAGAAATACAAACAGCGAACCGGTCAATGA